In Capsicum annuum cultivar UCD-10X-F1 chromosome 11, UCD10Xv1.1, whole genome shotgun sequence, one genomic interval encodes:
- the LOC124888867 gene encoding uncharacterized protein LOC124888867, which translates to MAFEALKALLFLSPLFQLPNFDKTFEVEYDEIKVSIGAVLMQEGKPISYFSEKLKGETLNYSTYDLELYALVRALGNWQHYGKENVVADALSRKNVLVTTLSLKMMGFEILRMLYLKDPIFEPIYSKCEEWGRDRWLKVNGNSSYSRFYGYLFKERRLCVPSSSWRELLVREEHDGGLMGNFGVDKTLGILEEK; encoded by the exons ATGGCTTTTGAGGCCTTGAAAGCTTTGCTCTTTTTGTCTCCCTTGTTCCAATTACCCAATTTTGATAAGACATTTGAGGTTGAATATGATGAAATTAAGGTTAGTATTGGGGCAGTTTTGATGCAAGAGGGGAAGCCCAtttcttattttagtgaaaagctcaaaggGGAAACTCTTAATTAttcgacttatgatttggagttgtatgccCTTGTTAGAGCTTTAGGTAATTGGCAACATTAT GGGAAGGaaaatgtggtagccgatgcgTTGTCTAGAAAGAATGTCCTTGTTACTACTTTATCTTTGAAGATGATGGGGTTTGAGATATTACGGATGTTGTATCTCAAGGATCCTATCTTTGAACCTATTTACAGTAAATGTGAAGAGTGGGGAAGGGACCGATGGCTCAAAGTGAATGGTAATTCCTCCTACTCTCGATTTTATGGTTATTTGTTCAAAGAGaggagattgtgtgttccttcTAGTTCATGGAGGGAATTATTAGTGAGGGAGGAACATGATGGTGGCCTCATGGGGAATTTTGGGGTTGATAAAACCCTCGGTATCTTAGAGGAGAAATAA